TGGCGGGCTTTCCGTCGGCGAACCCAAGGAAGATATGATCCGAATCCTCGATCATCTCCCCCCGCGCATGCCGGCTGACCGGCCGCGTTACCTGATGGGGGTTGGCAAGCCCGAAGACATCGTCGAGGCTGTTCGCCGGGGTGTTGATATGTTCGACTGCGTCATGCCGACTCGTAATGCCCGTAATGGCCATCTGTTCACGTCGGAAGGCGTGGTGAAGATCCGCAACGCCAAGCATCGCAACGATACCGGTCCGCTGGATGAACAGTGCGACTGCTATACCTGCCAGCACTTTTCCCGGGGTTACCTGCACCATCTGGACCGGTGCGGTGAAATGCTCGGTTCCCAGCTCAATACCATCCATAACCTGAGGTATTATCAGAACCTGATGGCTGGATTGCGTGGGGCCATTGAAGCAGGTACATTGTCGGACTTTATCGAACAGTTCTACGCACGTCGGGGACAGCCTGTGCCGGCCATGAGCGCCGGGTCTGAAGCCTGATGGGCGAGCCTGCCGAAAATCGGCGGGCAAACGATTTCAATCAATAACGGAGTACACGAATGAAAGCTTTGCTTAATGCGCTTGTTGTCGGCCTCGCAGCACTCCCGGCGATGGCGTTTGCGCAGGATCCTGCTGCAGGCCAGGGCATGGGCGTTATCGGCCAGATTATCTTCTTTGCCGGCTTCATCCTGATTTTCTACCTCCTGATCTGGCGTCCGCAGTCCAAGCGTGCCAAGGAACACAAGAACCTGATGGCTGGTCTGAACAAGGGCGATGAAGTCGTGACCTCCGGCGGTATTGCGGGTCGCATCACTAAGGTGACCGACGATTTTATCGTCATCGAGGTGGCTGATAACGTCGAAGTCAAAGTCCAGAAGGTCGCCGTGGCCACCGCGCTGCCGAAAGGCACCCTGAAAGACATCTGAACCTTCCCGAGGGGCACGCACGTGCCCCTCGTTACATTGGGCCCCGGTGCCCCCCGGGCCTGATAACGGCGCGGTCGACAATGTCCCGGCTGCGGCAGGTATCAAAGAATGACACAGGGCTGGCTCCGTCCAGCAGACAAGGCTTCCATGCTCAATAAATTCCCGCTCTGGAAAAATATCGTGATTCTGGTCGCGGTCGTGATCGGATTCATCTACGCATTACCCAATCTGTACCCCGACGACTACGCCATCCAGATCACCGGTGCCCGCAGTAGCACTGTTGTTGACGAAACCACGCTGAGTCGCGCGGTGGACGCACTGCAGGCGCAGGACATTACCGTCAAGGATGCGTCCCTGAACCCGCCTGACGCGCTGATTCGCGTGACCAGTGCGGAGGCGCAGCTCAAGGCTCGCCCGATCGTTCAGGAAGCGCTCGGCCGCGAGTATCTCGTTGCCCTCAATATGGCGCCGACCACGCCGGAATGGCTGCGCAGTATCGGCGCCGGTCCGATGAAATTGGGTCTGGATTTGCGCGGTGGTGTGCACTTCCTGCTGGAAGTGGATATGGAAAGCGCGGTGCAGAAACGCCTGGAAGTCTTTGCCAGCGAGATGAAGCGTGAGCTCCGGGAAGAGCGCATCCGTTATCGTGGTGGCGATGTGGGCGAGGGGAATACCGTTGAGCTTACGTTCCGCGACGAATCCTCCCGGGATGAGGCCTTTGATCTGATCCGCGGCCAGTACAATCAGTTCCTGCTCGACGAGACTGAAGGCGAAGATGGACAGCCCCAGCTGGTGTTGACGCTTTCGGAGCAGGAAATTGCACAGATCGAAGACTATGCGCTGCAGCAGAACCTGACGACTATCCGTAACCGGGTCAACGAGTTGGGTGTTGCCGAGCCGTTGGTGCAGCGGCAGGGGCGCGACCGTATCGTCGTTGAACTGCCCGGTGTTCAGGACACTGCCCAGGCCAAGCGGGTCCTGGGGGCAACGGCAAACCTGGAGTTCCGTCTGGAAGCGCGTCAGGACGCGCCGACCAGCGCTACCGAGGTTTATCCGTTCCGAGACAATCGAGATCGTACGGCCCGCCTGGAGCAGGAAATCATCGTTACCGGTGAAAACGTGGCCAACGCCCAACAGGCGTTCGACGAGAACGGCCAGCCCCAGGTCAACATCACCATGGACAGCACCGGTGGCGATATGATGACCCGCGCCACGCGTGATGCGATCAAGCGCCGCATGGCCGTACTGTTTATCGAATACCGCACCGAGACCGTGGAGAAGCGTGTCGACGGTGAAATGCAGGAAGTCGAAGAGCGCAAGGTCGATCGCAGCATTATCAGTCTCGCGACCATCCAGTCGACGTTAGGCAGCTCCTTCCGTATCACCGGACTGGATTCCACCGCGGAAGCTGCCGAACTGGCGCTGCTGCTCAGGGCGGGCTCGCTCGCCGCGCCGATGTACTTTGTCCAGGAGCGCACGATCGGGCCGAGCCTGGGGCAGAAGAACATCGATGCGGGCGTAATGTCGGTGACCGTCGGTTTCGCCCTGGTTCTGCTCTACATGCTGGCCTATTACCGGTTCTTTGGTCTCGTGGCGAACATCGCGTTGACGATCAACCTGATGTTGCTGGTGGCGTGTATGTCGATCCTGTCGGCTACGCTGACCTTGCCGGGCATCGCCGGTATCGTACTGACCGTCGGGATGGCGGTGGATGCCAACGTGCTCATATTCGAGCGAATAAAGGAAGAGTTGAGGTTGGGCGTGCCGCCGCAGAGCGCTATCAATGCCGGCTTCTCCCGCGCCTTTGTATCGATATTCGATGCCAACATTACCACCTTGCTGGTGGCGATTATCCTGTTCGCGATGGGTTCCGGACCGGTGAAGGGGTTCGCTGTCACGCTCTGCATCGGCATCCTGACGTCCATGTTTACGGCGTTGCTGGTTAGCCGGGCCATCATCAATATGATATACGGCGGTCGCAAGGTCGAAAAACTCGCGATCGGCGGGGGGAAGCTTGCCAATGGCTAAACTGACCGAAAAAACCATTAACTTTATGGGCATCCGGCGCATTGCGTCGGTGATATCCCTGGCATCCGTCGCTCTCTCGATCGTGATCCTGGCTGTGAACGGATTGAATCTCGGGTTGGACTTTACCGGTGGAACGTCCGTCGAGTTTTCATATGAGCAGGCGCCTTCGCTGGATGAGGTTCGCCAGACGCTGGAAGAGGCAGGGTACGAAGAGTTCGTCGTGCAGAATTTTGGTGAGGAGACGTCGGTTCTCGTTCGCCTGCGCCAGGATTTCGATGACGAACTGGCGACTCGCATGACAGACGATCTTCGCGCCACGGGCGACAATCTGGAAATGGTGCGCGCTGAATTCGTGGGCTCCCAGGTTGGCGACCAGCTCAAGGAAGACAGCGGTCTTGGACTTCTGCTTGCGCTGTTCGTCGTGCTGATCTACGTCGGTATGCGTTTCCAGTTCAAGTTCGGTGTGGCCTCGGTGCTGCCTCTGGCGCACGACGTTCTTGTCGTCCTTGGTATTTTTTCTCTGTTCCAGTGGACGTTCGACCTGAGTGTGCTGGCGGCATTGCTGGCGGTTATCGGCTACTCGCTGAACGATACGATTATCGTCTCTGACCGCATTCGGGAGAACTTCCGCAAGCTACGTACAGGGACCACCGAAGAAGTGGTCAACCATTCCATCACCGAGACCCTGAGCCGGACATTGAACACCTCGGGTACGACGCTGGTGGTGCTGTTGTCGCTGTATTTTCTGGGCGGGGAGGCGATTCACAATTTCGCGGTAGCCCTGCTGATCGGTATCATCGTGGGTACCTATTCGTCTATTTACGTCTCTGCCAACCTGCTGATCCTGCTGGGCGTGACCCGTGACGATCTGATCGTTCCGCCGAAGGAAGGGGCCGCGGGGCAGGAAGAGGATGAGCGGCCGCCGGAATGGCTGAACCGTATGTAGATGTCAGTGGTTGCAGGCTGGCCTTGAGGTTTAAGTAGTTCGCTTTCAAGGCTGGTTATCCGCGCATTAAAAAAGGCCGCTTTGCGGCCTTTTTCGTGTCCGTTGTCCCGTACTGAAGAAGAGTAACCCGGCACGGGGAAGTGGACGATTACCGGGGTAGGTGCCCGCGGAAGGGGTGCAGGGTTTTCAGTACATCCTTGAACAGCTTGGGGTTGGCAATGACCAGTTGCCGGCTGGTCTGGCTGGACGGGTTGCCGGAGAAATCCCCGGACAGTCCACCGGATTCATGGGTAAGGAGCAGGCCCAGGGACTGTTCGATTGCAGTCGGTCGGAAAAGGACGACACTATCCAGGTGGCCAGCGCTGGCCCTGGCCATGTCGAGGAGGACGCAGCCGCAGGTTCGGGTTTGGGCTGATTCGCGTGCCAGGGTGCTGACAAGCTCGCCCCATACCAGCGGATCTTCGGTCTCCCGGGTGAATTCCAGGACGTTGGTGGTAATCGTCGCTTTGCCGATCTGCTGGGCGCCATTCATGCGGATGCGGCGACTGTTGAGCGCTGCACCATGGCCCCTGCTGGCGGAGTACTCTTCTCCGGTAATCGGGTTGACCAGCAGCAGGTGTTCAGCACGATTCTGTTTCTTTTGCACCAGCGCCAGCACGAAATCGGGAATGCTTCGCAGGAAGTTGTCGGCGCCGATCAGCGGGAAGATGTGCCAGCTGTGTTCATGGCCGGCCGCATCGATATCGCCCGCCGGTGCGATGTAGTGGTCCTTGTAGGCTTTCTGCAACTGCTCCGAGAAGTTGGCATAGACAGAGGCTTCGGCGCGTTCCAGTTGATTGCGGGCGCCGGCATCGTCCGCGGCGGCAGGATCCTGGCGTTCGAAGTGGGCCTTGAGGTACTCGGAACCCTGGCGCGCGATACGCAGGGCCATCTTGATTGCTGGTTGCATGGAGCTCTCTGTCACCTGGCTGTTCAAAAGGCGCGTATCATAGCAAATCGGTTCCCTGGCTTGTACGTTTTTTGATTTCCCGGCATAGGGGATTACCCCGGTAATACCTTGTAGGCGCGCGATGTCGCGGCGGTTTCTGGTATCATTGCCCGCCTCCGTAATTCCGAAGTCTGCGAGGCACTGGAAAACCACCATGACTGCTCCTGATCCCCACGCCCATATCCGCATTGTCCTGGTCGAAACTTCCCACTCGGGGAATATCGGTGCGGTAGCCCGGGCGATGAAGAATATGGGGCTTGGGAACCTGTGGTTGGTGAATCCGGCGTCTTTTCCGGACGAGGCCTCCTACGCCCGTTCGTCAGGTGCATCGGATGTGCTGGATCGAGCCGTGGTCGTCGATACCCTGGACGAGGCGATTGCGGATTGTGCGCTGGTCATGGGTACCAGCGCCCGCGGCCGTAAGGTGCCCTGGCCGGTGATATCGCCCGCTGACTGCGCCGATCGCGCCGCAGGGCAGGCTGGTGCAGGTGAGGTGGCGCTGGTTTTCGGTCGTGAGAACCACGGCCTCAGCAATGAAGAACTGCAGCGTTGCCACTACCATATCCATATACCTTCTAACCCGGATTACAGTTCGCTCAACCTGGCGATGGCCGTCCAGGTGATCTGTTATGAGTTGCGGATGAATCATCTACGCGCACTCGATGTGGCGGGGGAGGAGACATCGTTGGAGCCGATGCTGCGCCCCGGTGACGTGGGTTGGGATATTCCGCAGGCTTCGGTAAACGATGTCGAAGGTTTCTTTGGCCACCTTGAGCAGGTATTGGTGGATATCGATTTTCATCGTAGGGAAAACCCGAGACAATTGATGACCCGGTTGCGCCGGCTGTTCCAGCGGGCACATCTGGACCAGATGGAGATCAATATTCTGCGGGGCATTCTCACAGCCGTGCAGAAGAGTGCCGGGGCAGGTAAGGGCCGTCCCGAACCACAGCAGGAACAGGAATAGTCTATGTTTGACCGTTTGCGTGAAGATATCGCGAGTGTATTTCACAGGGATCCGGCTGCCCGAAACACGTTCGAGGTGCTGACCAACTATCCCGGCCTTCATGCCCTCCTGTTTTATCGTCTGGCCCACAGTCTCTGGTGTCGCGGCTTCAAATGGCTTGCCCGCACGATCTCGACTGTCGCGCGCTGGCTGACCGGGATCGAAATCCATCCAGGCGCTGTTATCGGTCGCCGCTTCTTCATTGACCATGGCATGGGTGTTGTGATCGGTGAGACGACGGTCATTGGAAATGACGTCACTCTCTATCAGGGGGTGACACTGGGTGGAACCAGTTGGAACAAGGGCAAGCGGCACCCGACACTCGGCGACGGCGTGGTTGTAGGCGCCGGCGCGAAGATTCTTGGGCCTTTCGAAGTCGGTGCCCGAGCCAAGATCGGCTCCAATTCTGTTGTGACCAAGGCCGTACCCGAAGATGCAACGGTGGTTGGTATCCCGGGGCGTGTTATCAAGCGTGACGACTCGGCAGAGGGCGAGAAACGCCGCAAGATGGAAAAGCGCATGGGTTTCGACGCTTACGGTGTAACCGAAGAAATGCCGGATCCGATCGCGCGCTCTGTGCGTAGCCTGCTCGACCACATGCAAGTCGTGGACGATCGCATCGATAATATGTGCAAGGCGCT
The window above is part of the Marinobacter nanhaiticus D15-8W genome. Proteins encoded here:
- the yajC gene encoding preprotein translocase subunit YajC, whose amino-acid sequence is MKALLNALVVGLAALPAMAFAQDPAAGQGMGVIGQIIFFAGFILIFYLLIWRPQSKRAKEHKNLMAGLNKGDEVVTSGGIAGRITKVTDDFIVIEVADNVEVKVQKVAVATALPKGTLKDI
- the secD gene encoding protein translocase subunit SecD, whose amino-acid sequence is MLNKFPLWKNIVILVAVVIGFIYALPNLYPDDYAIQITGARSSTVVDETTLSRAVDALQAQDITVKDASLNPPDALIRVTSAEAQLKARPIVQEALGREYLVALNMAPTTPEWLRSIGAGPMKLGLDLRGGVHFLLEVDMESAVQKRLEVFASEMKRELREERIRYRGGDVGEGNTVELTFRDESSRDEAFDLIRGQYNQFLLDETEGEDGQPQLVLTLSEQEIAQIEDYALQQNLTTIRNRVNELGVAEPLVQRQGRDRIVVELPGVQDTAQAKRVLGATANLEFRLEARQDAPTSATEVYPFRDNRDRTARLEQEIIVTGENVANAQQAFDENGQPQVNITMDSTGGDMMTRATRDAIKRRMAVLFIEYRTETVEKRVDGEMQEVEERKVDRSIISLATIQSTLGSSFRITGLDSTAEAAELALLLRAGSLAAPMYFVQERTIGPSLGQKNIDAGVMSVTVGFALVLLYMLAYYRFFGLVANIALTINLMLLVACMSILSATLTLPGIAGIVLTVGMAVDANVLIFERIKEELRLGVPPQSAINAGFSRAFVSIFDANITTLLVAIILFAMGSGPVKGFAVTLCIGILTSMFTALLVSRAIINMIYGGRKVEKLAIGGGKLANG
- the secF gene encoding protein translocase subunit SecF, coding for MAKLTEKTINFMGIRRIASVISLASVALSIVILAVNGLNLGLDFTGGTSVEFSYEQAPSLDEVRQTLEEAGYEEFVVQNFGEETSVLVRLRQDFDDELATRMTDDLRATGDNLEMVRAEFVGSQVGDQLKEDSGLGLLLALFVVLIYVGMRFQFKFGVASVLPLAHDVLVVLGIFSLFQWTFDLSVLAALLAVIGYSLNDTIIVSDRIRENFRKLRTGTTEEVVNHSITETLSRTLNTSGTTLVVLLSLYFLGGEAIHNFAVALLIGIIVGTYSSIYVSANLLILLGVTRDDLIVPPKEGAAGQEEDERPPEWLNRM
- a CDS encoding inositol monophosphatase family protein → MQPAIKMALRIARQGSEYLKAHFERQDPAAADDAGARNQLERAEASVYANFSEQLQKAYKDHYIAPAGDIDAAGHEHSWHIFPLIGADNFLRSIPDFVLALVQKKQNRAEHLLLVNPITGEEYSASRGHGAALNSRRIRMNGAQQIGKATITTNVLEFTRETEDPLVWGELVSTLARESAQTRTCGCVLLDMARASAGHLDSVVLFRPTAIEQSLGLLLTHESGGLSGDFSGNPSSQTSRQLVIANPKLFKDVLKTLHPFRGHLPR
- the trmJ gene encoding tRNA (cytosine(32)/uridine(32)-2'-O)-methyltransferase TrmJ gives rise to the protein MTAPDPHAHIRIVLVETSHSGNIGAVARAMKNMGLGNLWLVNPASFPDEASYARSSGASDVLDRAVVVDTLDEAIADCALVMGTSARGRKVPWPVISPADCADRAAGQAGAGEVALVFGRENHGLSNEELQRCHYHIHIPSNPDYSSLNLAMAVQVICYELRMNHLRALDVAGEETSLEPMLRPGDVGWDIPQASVNDVEGFFGHLEQVLVDIDFHRRENPRQLMTRLRRLFQRAHLDQMEINILRGILTAVQKSAGAGKGRPEPQQEQE
- the cysE gene encoding serine O-acetyltransferase, translated to MFDRLREDIASVFHRDPAARNTFEVLTNYPGLHALLFYRLAHSLWCRGFKWLARTISTVARWLTGIEIHPGAVIGRRFFIDHGMGVVIGETTVIGNDVTLYQGVTLGGTSWNKGKRHPTLGDGVVVGAGAKILGPFEVGARAKIGSNSVVTKAVPEDATVVGIPGRVIKRDDSAEGEKRRKMEKRMGFDAYGVTEEMPDPIARSVRSLLDHMQVVDDRIDNMCKALKRVDKEYRNGAMPHIDEEDFDCVRDDKD